One window of Pseudacidobacterium ailaaui genomic DNA carries:
- a CDS encoding TonB-dependent receptor has protein sequence MTNFKLSQRLLSVFVLSSIAILSNARGQSTYGSIVGTVKDATGALVSGAQVLLTNTGTGAVYNASTDEEGSYAIVNLNAGRYEIVLMATGFEQVKFSDVDLQARETKRVDATLHPGASSETVVVQGASTGVITTDVSNIAATKTGRELVDLPVAIYSRSAGSTSPISTLTTEPGVQTDSSGGLAIAGTTPALMSYTIDGISSVNVETSGPINELFPSFNSISEIRVSENNNNAEFSGVADVTTTSRSGTNDYHGGIFENHENTILEAGNPFVATKPKLIMNDFGGFAGGPLSFPKLYDGHNRTFFFASYEGLRLPKEDPIVTSVPSNEMRAGNLCDYLSSQGIAQVYEPDGVTPIPCSTVPVSTVAAQAMKLLMPVANTGDAAAYQKNYRTNFPTPVSSNQGDLRLDQTISSKQSIFARFTFKNRQVTTAPVVDCQGFCATAGSLATGAFSQPETDQGVTAAYNYTFTPALLNELRAGFNGMHTRTSMNTALTSAEYLKSVGITGIPQPDEIPEVPNLTITGFMPTGGGNPSLQRSNIVQVLDNLTWTKHGHTFKFGEEFRRLTDHDDNVFGSWRSGQYVFDGSSNVGQAIGDPFTSFLLGYPDYTILAQVNNPAMNGLGHSYAFFAQDDWKITPSLTINYGLRWELHPPLKDTSYNTAAFLPDYFQNGVHGAVVVPNEKALSYTQPGFAASIAPTPILTAKQAGIPETLRYTDKTDFGPRIGFAWRPHGNDRMVVRGGWGRFIEQPLGFSLVSGWAVSASYVAYYGQDYDGSGHPSLAFPSPFPTNLNQPGGASFQYAFPIHYKDPTVEQWNLTVEQDLGHSIGLRLSYTGSHGSNLETMVDLNQVPANTVGYAVAGAQRPYPLWGFIQSVINGAESNYNAATVSVERHFSNGLQFQSSYVWTRDLSNAAGANPTAFAGAGGNMASDRFHLGLDYGNVAYDRRHRFLTTYLYELPFGKNKPFLHQSGIVRGLAGGWQWGGVVILQSGPFLTPYQVTTDPAGTNMLTNVGYTRANLVPNVPMYLHHVTTAEGDPAYLNPDAFADPPNNSGTFGNAAVGSVIGLGTEAVAMSLMKSVSVREKTTVQFGAEVSNLFNHRNYDVPDMNVDDGPGAFGVITSLQTAEGAGPRIVQLSARVNF, from the coding sequence ATGACGAACTTCAAGCTGTCCCAGCGCTTGCTGAGTGTTTTCGTGCTGAGCAGCATCGCCATTCTCTCGAACGCGCGAGGGCAGTCCACGTATGGATCGATTGTAGGTACGGTGAAGGATGCGACAGGCGCTTTGGTGAGTGGAGCACAGGTGCTTCTTACCAACACAGGGACGGGGGCCGTGTATAACGCCTCGACAGACGAGGAAGGAAGCTATGCAATTGTCAATCTGAATGCCGGTAGATACGAAATTGTGCTGATGGCGACCGGCTTTGAACAGGTGAAATTTTCCGACGTGGATTTGCAGGCGCGGGAGACCAAGCGTGTGGACGCTACGCTGCATCCCGGGGCATCGAGCGAAACGGTGGTGGTGCAGGGGGCCAGCACGGGAGTGATTACGACGGACGTTTCGAACATTGCAGCGACAAAAACGGGCCGAGAACTGGTAGACCTTCCGGTGGCGATCTATTCGCGATCGGCCGGCTCGACCAGTCCGATCTCAACGCTGACGACGGAGCCGGGCGTGCAGACTGACAGCAGCGGAGGGCTGGCCATTGCCGGGACCACTCCAGCGCTGATGTCTTACACCATTGATGGAATCAGCAGCGTGAATGTGGAGACCAGCGGGCCGATCAATGAGCTGTTCCCCTCCTTCAACTCCATCTCGGAAATCCGCGTAAGCGAAAACAACAACAATGCGGAATTCAGCGGCGTGGCGGACGTGACGACGACTTCAAGAAGCGGCACGAATGATTATCACGGAGGGATTTTTGAAAACCATGAGAACACGATCCTGGAGGCGGGCAATCCTTTTGTGGCTACGAAACCGAAATTGATCATGAACGATTTCGGAGGGTTCGCGGGCGGGCCGTTGAGCTTTCCCAAGCTGTACGATGGCCATAACAGGACCTTCTTTTTCGCCAGCTACGAAGGACTGCGGCTGCCCAAGGAAGACCCGATTGTGACCAGTGTGCCTTCCAATGAAATGCGCGCTGGGAACCTGTGCGACTATCTATCGAGCCAGGGCATAGCACAGGTGTATGAGCCGGACGGTGTGACGCCGATTCCCTGTAGCACGGTGCCCGTCTCTACAGTGGCTGCTCAGGCGATGAAACTGCTGATGCCGGTGGCAAACACCGGAGATGCGGCAGCATACCAGAAGAACTACCGCACCAATTTTCCTACCCCTGTTTCCAGCAACCAGGGGGACCTACGTCTGGACCAGACGATCTCCTCCAAGCAATCCATCTTTGCCCGGTTTACCTTCAAAAACCGGCAGGTGACGACAGCGCCCGTGGTCGATTGCCAGGGATTTTGCGCCACGGCCGGATCGCTGGCAACCGGGGCCTTCAGCCAGCCGGAGACAGACCAGGGAGTGACCGCAGCCTACAACTATACGTTCACCCCTGCCCTGCTCAACGAATTGCGCGCCGGCTTCAATGGAATGCATACGCGTACCAGCATGAATACTGCGCTGACTTCCGCGGAGTATCTGAAGAGCGTAGGGATCACAGGTATTCCGCAACCGGATGAGATCCCGGAGGTACCAAATCTCACCATTACCGGATTCATGCCTACAGGAGGGGGAAACCCGTCCCTGCAGCGGAGCAACATCGTGCAGGTCCTGGACAATCTGACATGGACAAAGCACGGGCACACCTTCAAGTTTGGCGAAGAGTTCCGGCGACTGACCGACCATGATGACAATGTTTTCGGAAGCTGGCGTTCGGGGCAGTATGTCTTTGACGGGTCCTCAAATGTGGGCCAGGCGATCGGTGATCCCTTTACGTCTTTTCTGCTGGGATATCCGGACTACACGATCCTGGCACAGGTGAACAATCCGGCGATGAACGGGCTGGGCCACTCGTATGCGTTTTTTGCGCAGGACGACTGGAAGATCACACCCAGCCTGACGATCAATTATGGTCTTCGCTGGGAGTTGCATCCTCCTTTGAAGGACACCTCCTACAATACGGCGGCGTTTCTGCCGGACTATTTCCAGAATGGGGTCCACGGGGCCGTGGTGGTGCCGAATGAAAAGGCGCTGAGTTATACGCAGCCCGGCTTTGCGGCGTCCATTGCACCGACGCCGATTTTGACGGCAAAGCAGGCGGGGATTCCAGAGACCCTGCGCTATACGGACAAAACTGACTTTGGGCCGCGCATAGGATTCGCCTGGCGTCCGCATGGAAATGACCGGATGGTGGTGCGCGGCGGGTGGGGAAGGTTTATTGAGCAGCCACTGGGCTTCTCGCTTGTTTCCGGATGGGCGGTGAGCGCAAGCTATGTTGCTTACTATGGGCAGGATTATGATGGAAGCGGTCATCCGTCCCTGGCCTTCCCCTCGCCTTTTCCGACGAACCTGAACCAGCCGGGCGGGGCCTCTTTCCAGTATGCTTTCCCAATCCATTACAAAGACCCTACCGTGGAGCAATGGAACCTTACCGTCGAACAGGACCTGGGGCACAGCATTGGTTTGCGTCTTTCCTATACGGGAAGCCACGGGTCGAACCTGGAAACGATGGTGGACCTGAACCAGGTGCCGGCCAACACCGTAGGGTATGCGGTGGCCGGAGCGCAGAGGCCGTATCCATTGTGGGGTTTTATTCAGAGCGTGATCAATGGCGCGGAGAGCAATTACAACGCTGCTACGGTGTCCGTGGAACGGCATTTTTCCAACGGTCTTCAGTTCCAGAGCAGCTATGTGTGGACGCGCGACCTTTCCAATGCTGCTGGGGCAAACCCCACGGCCTTTGCTGGTGCTGGAGGCAATATGGCGTCGGACCGTTTTCATCTTGGACTGGACTACGGCAATGTGGCCTATGACCGCCGCCATCGCTTTCTGACGACGTACCTCTATGAGCTTCCATTTGGGAAAAACAAGCCGTTTCTTCATCAAAGCGGCATCGTGCGCGGCCTTGCCGGAGGGTGGCAATGGGGAGGCGTGGTGATCTTGCAGTCCGGCCCCTTTCTGACGCCCTATCAGGTGACGACGGACCCGGCGGGTACAAATATGCTGACCAACGTGGGCTACACGCGGGCCAATCTTGTGCCGAATGTTCCGATGTATCTGCATCACGTGACAACGGCCGAAGGCGATCCGGCCTATCTGAACCCAGATGCCTTTGCGGACCCGCCGAACAACAGCGGCACATTCGGGAACGCGGCTGTGGGCAGTGTGATTGGCCTGGGGACGGAAGCGGTGGCGATGTCCCTGATGAAGTCAGTGTCTGTGCGGGAGAAGACCACGGTACAGTTTGGGGCCGAGGTGTCAAACCTGTTCAATCACCGCAATTACGATGTGCCGGACATGAATGTGGATGATGGTCCGGGCGCATTTGGCGTGATCACTTCCCTGCAGACGGCAGAGGGTGCAGGACCGCGCATTGTGCAGCTTTCAGCAAGGGTAAATTTTTAG
- a CDS encoding CusA/CzcA family heavy metal efflux RND transporter encodes MIRKVVDFALQNRFLVLAIGVLLFAWGIVSFKRLPVEAYPDVANNYVDIIAQWPGISAEQIEQQVTIPIEIAMNGIPGVAHVRSWSLFGLSTVELVFGEETTDFENRERVLERLSQVTLPAGVVPQMGTDWSPVGQIYFYTLESTNPQYDVMELKSLEDWVVDKNLKSVPGVVDTNDFGGPTREYQVRLDPDKLVSYGLSIAQVEQQLTNNNANGGGSFIESGLQQINIREVGLVRDIQDIENTVITTKNGTAIRVKDIAVVTQGPKIRLGQFGRAYHREDGKIIDNDDVVSGIALLQKGADADPVLEGIHKKVQELNDHILPQGVKLVPFIDRSDLMHFTTHTVLHNLTEGIILVVIILFLFLGNVRGAFIVALTIPFSLLFAAICLDLKHIPANLLSLGALDFGMVVDGAVVMVENIVRHLGHKNENGRRPIEKIAEAAHEVQRPVFYAIGIIISAYLPIFTLQAVEGRLFKPMAWTVAFALLGALLFSMVIAPVLASFLFRKGAKEWHNPVMDFLTVRYRRSVHWAIHHRSFTIGAGVVGLFLAIYLAFGGVIGSEFLPHLDEGALWVRGTLLQSAGPSEGVRVANEARRLLCSFPEVTQCTSQTGRPDDGTDHTGFFNTEYFVDLKPKEQWRPLFHKNKDELIAAMSYQLEKQFPGVIWGFSQPIEDNMEEAVSGVKGQLATKIYGDDLHLLEQKAEEVAAIMGHVRGITDLGVFQVTGQPDLDYTVDRKAAARWGINVADVQDAIQTAVGGNALTQVLRGEARYDLVLRYLPQYRDTQDAINNIRLLSPSGERVSLAQLCTVHEADEGSEIYRENNQRYVAIKYSVRGRDLGGAVEEAIAKVNQQVRLPRGYHIGWEGEYQSEKRAEARLLIIVPLTVLLIFIILYTMYQSFKWAMLILANVALARIGGLLALLITGTNFSVSSGVGFLALFGVSVQTGVIMLEYINQLRARGHSIEESAIEGAVLRLRPILMTMLVATLGLLPAAMSHGIGSDSQRPFAIVIVGGLIADLVMSIFMLPTLYVWIAREKDVLPPRLDEFEN; translated from the coding sequence ATGATCCGCAAGGTGGTTGATTTCGCGCTCCAGAACCGTTTTCTCGTGCTGGCCATTGGGGTCCTGCTCTTCGCCTGGGGGATTGTCTCCTTCAAACGCCTGCCTGTCGAGGCCTATCCCGACGTGGCCAACAACTATGTGGACATCATTGCCCAGTGGCCCGGCATCTCCGCGGAACAGATTGAGCAGCAGGTCACCATTCCGATTGAGATTGCCATGAATGGCATCCCCGGTGTGGCCCATGTCCGCTCCTGGTCCCTCTTCGGCCTCTCCACTGTGGAACTGGTCTTCGGCGAAGAGACCACCGACTTTGAAAACCGCGAGCGCGTCCTGGAACGGCTTTCCCAGGTCACCCTGCCGGCCGGCGTTGTCCCCCAGATGGGCACCGACTGGAGCCCCGTAGGCCAGATCTATTTCTATACGCTCGAAAGCACCAATCCCCAGTACGACGTGATGGAGCTAAAGTCTCTCGAAGACTGGGTCGTAGACAAGAACCTGAAATCAGTCCCCGGCGTGGTGGACACAAATGATTTCGGTGGCCCTACCCGCGAGTATCAGGTGCGCCTGGACCCGGACAAGCTTGTCTCCTACGGTCTGAGCATCGCCCAGGTAGAGCAGCAGCTGACCAATAATAATGCCAACGGCGGCGGCAGCTTTATTGAATCCGGCCTGCAGCAGATCAACATCCGCGAAGTCGGCCTGGTGCGTGACATTCAGGACATTGAGAACACCGTCATCACCACCAAAAACGGCACCGCCATCCGCGTAAAAGACATCGCCGTCGTGACCCAGGGGCCGAAGATCCGCCTCGGCCAGTTTGGCCGTGCCTATCACCGCGAAGACGGAAAAATCATTGACAACGACGATGTCGTCTCCGGCATCGCCCTGCTCCAGAAGGGTGCCGATGCCGACCCCGTGCTCGAAGGCATCCATAAGAAAGTCCAGGAGCTGAACGACCATATTCTTCCCCAGGGCGTGAAGCTCGTCCCCTTTATTGATCGCAGCGACCTGATGCACTTCACCACCCACACCGTGCTGCACAACCTCACCGAAGGCATCATTCTTGTTGTCATCATCCTGTTTCTCTTTTTAGGGAATGTGCGTGGCGCCTTCATTGTGGCGCTCACCATTCCTTTTTCACTCCTGTTTGCCGCCATTTGCCTGGACCTGAAGCACATCCCCGCCAACCTGCTTTCCTTGGGCGCACTGGACTTCGGCATGGTTGTGGACGGCGCGGTCGTGATGGTGGAAAACATCGTCCGCCACCTTGGCCACAAGAATGAAAACGGAAGGCGGCCCATCGAAAAAATTGCCGAGGCCGCGCATGAGGTGCAGAGGCCCGTCTTCTACGCCATCGGCATCATCATCTCCGCCTACCTTCCCATCTTTACGCTCCAGGCCGTTGAAGGCCGCCTCTTCAAACCCATGGCATGGACCGTCGCCTTCGCCCTGCTCGGCGCGCTGTTGTTCTCCATGGTGATCGCTCCCGTGCTGGCCAGCTTTCTTTTTCGTAAGGGGGCAAAAGAGTGGCACAACCCGGTCATGGACTTCCTTACCGTGCGCTACCGCAGGAGCGTCCACTGGGCCATCCATCATCGCAGCTTCACCATTGGCGCCGGCGTCGTTGGCCTCTTCCTGGCCATCTATCTTGCCTTTGGCGGCGTCATCGGCTCAGAGTTTCTGCCCCATCTGGATGAAGGCGCATTGTGGGTGCGCGGCACTTTGCTGCAAAGCGCAGGGCCAAGTGAGGGTGTACGCGTCGCCAATGAAGCGCGGCGTCTGCTCTGCTCCTTCCCGGAGGTGACCCAGTGCACCAGCCAGACCGGCCGCCCCGATGACGGAACAGACCATACCGGCTTCTTCAATACCGAATACTTTGTCGACCTGAAGCCAAAAGAGCAGTGGCGTCCCCTCTTCCACAAGAACAAGGACGAACTGATTGCCGCCATGAGCTACCAGTTGGAGAAACAGTTTCCCGGTGTCATCTGGGGCTTTTCCCAGCCGATTGAAGACAACATGGAAGAGGCGGTCAGCGGCGTCAAAGGCCAGCTTGCCACCAAGATCTATGGCGACGACCTTCACCTGCTCGAACAGAAGGCCGAAGAAGTGGCCGCAATCATGGGCCATGTCAGGGGAATCACCGACCTCGGCGTCTTCCAGGTGACCGGCCAGCCCGACCTCGATTACACCGTAGACCGCAAGGCCGCCGCGCGCTGGGGCATCAACGTGGCCGATGTGCAGGACGCCATCCAGACCGCCGTGGGAGGCAACGCGCTCACCCAGGTCCTGCGCGGAGAAGCCCGCTATGACCTGGTGCTGCGCTATCTGCCACAGTACCGTGATACGCAGGATGCCATCAACAACATCCGCCTCCTCTCACCCTCAGGCGAGCGGGTTTCGCTGGCGCAGCTCTGCACCGTCCACGAGGCCGATGAAGGCTCAGAAATCTATCGTGAAAACAACCAGCGTTATGTCGCCATCAAGTACAGTGTGCGCGGGCGGGACCTGGGCGGCGCCGTGGAAGAAGCCATCGCCAAAGTCAACCAGCAGGTCAGGCTCCCTCGCGGATACCACATCGGCTGGGAAGGCGAATACCAGAGCGAAAAACGCGCCGAGGCCCGGCTGCTTATCATCGTGCCGCTTACGGTGCTGTTGATCTTCATCATCCTGTACACCATGTATCAGTCCTTCAAGTGGGCCATGCTGATCCTGGCCAATGTCGCGCTGGCCCGTATCGGCGGACTGCTTGCCCTTCTCATCACAGGCACGAACTTCAGTGTTTCCTCCGGAGTTGGTTTCCTGGCCCTTTTTGGCGTCTCCGTGCAGACCGGCGTCATCATGCTCGAATACATCAACCAACTGCGCGCCCGCGGCCATTCCATTGAAGAATCGGCCATTGAAGGCGCCGTCCTGCGCCTGCGTCCGATTCTCATGACCATGCTTGTGGCCACGCTTGGACTGCTGCCTGCCGCCATGTCGCACGGCATCGGATCAGACTCCCAGCGCCCGTTTGCCATCGTCATCGTCGGTGGCCTGATTGCGGACCTCGTCATGAGCATCTTCATGCTGCCTACGCTCTACGTCTGGATTGCGCGTGAAAAGGACGTTCTGCCGCCGCGTCTGGATGAATTTGAAAACTAG
- a CDS encoding efflux RND transporter periplasmic adaptor subunit, with amino-acid sequence MKTRALQLGGGLAICLALTACEKKFNPADGAPPHAQVIETSNRGLVRVDHPEQYPLTAAGQIEDVNTLNVTGTVNPDISREVPVISLASGRVVDIRARLDDYVKKGDLLLRVQSPDITNAYDTYLKAANDELLANKAYVRAKDLYAHGAISLGMLEQAEDTENDAKADLNAAEQQLETLGVKKDHPSSIVNVYAPISGVIVAQNVTNAAAAGVTYSGTPNVFTIADLSTVWILCDVYENDLPKIQLGQRAQVHLNAYPDKVLTGHISDIGPVLDPTIRTAKVRIEVPNPGNLLRLGMFVTATLESRQKELHAVVPSTAILHLHDREWVFVPAGNGQFQRVEVNIGKTLPGGQLEVLSGIQPGQQIVNSALQLEETVEAQ; translated from the coding sequence ATGAAAACCCGGGCCTTGCAACTCGGTGGCGGCCTCGCCATCTGCCTTGCTCTGACCGCATGTGAAAAGAAGTTCAACCCTGCCGATGGGGCGCCTCCGCATGCGCAGGTGATTGAAACCAGCAATCGCGGTCTGGTCCGGGTCGACCATCCCGAGCAGTACCCGCTCACCGCCGCCGGGCAGATCGAAGACGTCAATACGCTGAACGTCACCGGTACCGTCAATCCCGACATCTCCCGCGAAGTCCCCGTCATTTCCCTTGCCAGCGGCCGCGTCGTGGACATTCGCGCGCGCCTCGATGACTACGTCAAAAAGGGCGACCTGCTGCTGCGCGTCCAAAGCCCGGACATCACCAATGCCTACGATACATACCTCAAGGCCGCAAACGACGAGCTGCTGGCCAACAAGGCCTATGTCCGCGCCAAGGACCTCTATGCCCACGGGGCCATTTCTCTCGGAATGCTGGAACAGGCCGAAGACACAGAGAATGACGCCAAGGCCGATCTGAATGCGGCCGAGCAGCAGCTGGAAACGCTTGGCGTCAAGAAGGACCACCCCTCCAGCATCGTCAACGTTTATGCGCCCATCTCGGGCGTCATCGTTGCCCAAAATGTCACCAATGCCGCTGCGGCGGGTGTCACCTACTCCGGGACCCCGAACGTCTTCACCATTGCTGACCTCTCTACTGTCTGGATCCTCTGTGATGTCTACGAAAATGACCTGCCCAAAATACAGTTAGGGCAGAGGGCGCAGGTCCACCTCAACGCATATCCCGATAAGGTGCTGACTGGCCATATCAGCGACATCGGACCGGTCCTGGATCCCACCATCCGCACGGCCAAGGTGCGCATCGAAGTCCCCAATCCGGGCAACCTTCTCCGCCTGGGCATGTTCGTGACCGCAACGTTGGAAAGCAGGCAAAAAGAGCTCCACGCCGTTGTGCCTTCGACTGCCATCCTCCACCTGCACGACCGCGAGTGGGTCTTTGTTCCGGCCGGCAATGGCCAGTTCCAGAGGGTCGAAGTCAATATCGGCAAAACACTGCCCGGCGGCCAGCTTGAGGTCCTCTCCGGAATCCAACCCGGCCAGCAGATCGTAAACAGCGCACTGCAATTGGAAGAGACCGTGGAGGCGCAATGA
- a CDS encoding TolC family protein, which translates to MNHTKSTPAHLFLCFAVLAGMLLCGRPSCAQTRYTWEQVRDKFEAANPTLKADALNVQEMKAEETTAYLRPNPTFSLTADGTQIAPNKGIWQPLNGTFIVPTLSYLHERDHKRELRLQSAQEGTQIASSQHEDLERNLLFNLRLAFVQTLQAKAIVDLARQELAYYDKIIDISRARFQSGDLAQIDLDRIELQRVQYESDLQTAEVNLRTAKIQLLQLLDDRTPVDQFDVQGNFDFSDQLQPLQAFHQMALDNRPDLRAALQSVQQAETNHKLAVANGSTDPTFSGWYTWNASTNNPNANQTLGLSVSIPLRIFDRNQGEKQRTLLDIDRNQQLADATRAQVFSDVDSAYTQVNSSLLLLRPYREKYLAQAVRVRDTVTYAWQHGGASLMDFLNAQSDYRNVQMAYLQLVGSYLAAAGQLNLAVGREVLQ; encoded by the coding sequence ATGAACCACACAAAGTCCACACCAGCCCATCTGTTCCTCTGTTTCGCTGTGCTTGCCGGTATGCTGCTCTGCGGACGTCCATCCTGCGCCCAGACCCGCTACACCTGGGAGCAGGTACGAGACAAGTTCGAGGCCGCCAACCCCACACTGAAGGCTGACGCCCTGAACGTGCAGGAGATGAAGGCCGAAGAGACCACGGCCTACCTGCGGCCCAACCCCACCTTCAGCCTCACCGCCGATGGCACCCAGATTGCTCCCAACAAAGGAATCTGGCAGCCTCTGAATGGCACCTTCATTGTGCCCACCCTCAGCTACCTGCATGAGCGCGACCACAAGCGTGAGCTGCGCCTTCAAAGCGCACAGGAAGGGACCCAGATCGCTTCCTCGCAGCATGAGGACCTGGAACGCAATCTGCTCTTCAACCTCCGGCTCGCCTTCGTCCAGACGCTCCAGGCAAAGGCCATCGTGGACCTCGCCCGTCAGGAGCTGGCCTACTACGACAAAATCATCGACATCAGCCGTGCCCGCTTCCAAAGCGGAGACCTGGCGCAGATTGACCTCGACCGTATCGAGCTACAGCGTGTGCAGTATGAATCTGACCTCCAGACCGCAGAGGTCAACCTGCGCACGGCGAAGATCCAGCTGCTTCAATTGCTGGACGACCGGACCCCTGTAGACCAGTTCGATGTCCAGGGCAATTTCGATTTCTCTGACCAGTTGCAGCCCCTTCAGGCCTTCCACCAGATGGCTCTCGACAATCGCCCCGACCTCCGCGCTGCCCTCCAGTCTGTGCAGCAGGCCGAAACCAATCATAAGCTGGCTGTGGCCAATGGTTCCACTGACCCTACCTTCAGCGGCTGGTACACCTGGAACGCCTCCACCAACAATCCCAATGCCAACCAGACACTGGGACTGAGCGTCAGCATTCCGCTGCGCATCTTTGACCGCAACCAGGGCGAAAAACAACGCACGCTGCTGGACATTGACCGCAACCAGCAGCTGGCAGACGCCACCCGCGCGCAGGTCTTCAGCGATGTGGACTCGGCCTACACCCAGGTCAACAGCAGTCTCCTTCTGCTGCGGCCTTACCGGGAAAAATATCTGGCGCAGGCTGTGCGCGTCCGCGACACGGTCACGTATGCCTGGCAGCACGGCGGGGCCTCCCTGATGGACTTCCTGAATGCGCAAAGCGATTACCGCAATGTGCAGATGGCTTATCTGCAGCTCGTCGGCTCGTATCTTGCGGCGGCGGGCCAATTGAATCTTGCCGTAGGACGTGAGGTGCTCCAGTGA
- a CDS encoding sensor histidine kinase, which yields MLSFLFQGNRKSVLARAVFLIAAIAFVDWRSTNELPLGFLYLLPMLLVGRVLAPWQIAVFAGLCTYLTEAFDAFVWSFATGMPRDVLYFAAFFSVGLFVCESNRNRQIVMRHLHAIEQERDSRRDAEEQLKILVESSPAAILTADSEGRVLMANEAAHRMLGRMPGSLAGRSLHQYFPALSNICRREPDRPLFRAVMRTRGQRDDGEVFLADICFSTYHTNAGPRLAAMVLDTSEELRSQEESSLQQLLAGSRIAVGAVSHEIRNVCGAIALVHQNLLRSGLLTDNQDFEALGSLVLALERIADVDLRQSSARTAEVDLAAVLDDFRIVIGPSLREEEIEGSWEIAPELPLVWADRPCLMQVLLNLATNSIRALDGRENKAVRVAARAEGHRVVVEFTDNAGGVPHPEQLFRPFQQSAESTGLGLYLSRAFMRSFGGELRYQPVADGACFVLELTAVPAPEKSL from the coding sequence ATGCTTTCCTTCCTGTTTCAAGGCAACCGGAAATCTGTCCTGGCGAGGGCCGTGTTCCTCATCGCGGCCATTGCGTTTGTGGATTGGCGCTCCACCAACGAGTTGCCCCTGGGGTTCCTGTATCTGCTGCCGATGCTGCTGGTCGGCCGTGTGCTGGCGCCCTGGCAGATTGCTGTGTTTGCGGGCCTCTGCACCTATCTGACAGAGGCGTTTGACGCATTTGTGTGGAGCTTTGCTACGGGCATGCCCCGCGACGTGCTGTATTTTGCTGCCTTTTTCAGCGTGGGGCTGTTTGTCTGCGAGAGCAACCGCAACCGGCAGATCGTGATGCGGCACCTTCACGCCATAGAGCAGGAGCGAGATTCGCGGCGTGATGCAGAAGAACAATTGAAGATACTGGTGGAAAGCAGTCCGGCGGCAATTCTCACCGCCGACTCAGAGGGGCGAGTATTGATGGCCAATGAAGCGGCACACCGGATGCTGGGACGAATGCCGGGGTCACTGGCGGGACGGTCGTTGCATCAGTACTTCCCTGCTCTGTCGAACATCTGCCGACGCGAACCGGACCGGCCCCTGTTCCGCGCCGTAATGCGGACGCGCGGACAGCGTGACGATGGCGAAGTGTTCCTGGCCGACATCTGTTTTTCCACGTATCACACAAACGCCGGCCCAAGACTGGCGGCGATGGTGCTGGACACATCGGAAGAACTGCGCAGTCAGGAGGAGTCCAGCCTGCAGCAGCTACTGGCCGGGTCGCGTATTGCTGTGGGTGCGGTTTCCCATGAGATACGAAATGTATGCGGTGCGATCGCGCTGGTGCACCAGAACCTTCTGCGCAGTGGGTTGTTGACGGACAACCAGGACTTTGAGGCCTTGGGAAGCCTGGTGCTGGCGCTGGAGCGCATTGCGGACGTGGACCTGAGGCAATCCTCGGCGCGGACGGCAGAGGTGGACCTGGCTGCTGTGCTCGATGATTTCCGGATTGTCATCGGGCCATCGCTGCGGGAAGAAGAGATTGAAGGTAGCTGGGAGATTGCGCCGGAGCTCCCTCTGGTATGGGCCGACCGACCTTGCCTGATGCAGGTGCTGCTGAACCTGGCAACGAACAGCATCCGCGCCCTGGACGGAAGAGAAAACAAGGCGGTGCGGGTGGCAGCGCGGGCCGAGGGACATCGCGTGGTGGTTGAATTTACAGACAATGCAGGCGGAGTGCCGCATCCTGAGCAACTGTTCCGGCCCTTCCAGCAGAGCGCCGAATCTACGGGCCTTGGGCTGTATCTTTCCCGCGCCTTTATGCGTTCCTTTGGAGGAGAACTGCGTTACCAGCCAGTAGCGGATGGGGCCTGCTTTGTGCTGGAGTTGACGGCAGTTCCGGCACCGGAGAAGAGCCTGTGA
- a CDS encoding response regulator transcription factor, protein MKTAISILLVDDHALFRESLVRLLKSEAGFEVVGHCATIGESLRYLDKEKVDVVLLDYDLGEEAGTDLLKDLASRRETARVLMVTAGMTPGTTRSALEAGVAGILWKHSAPEQLIEAIRRVAKGEVWLDRDTMQVLLATEETTAGPRPSSPHLTPRQREVLRGILDGLTNKEIAVKTQSSESAVKAVIQELFHKAGVRTRSQLVRVAFEKHARDWLEEK, encoded by the coding sequence GTGAAAACAGCCATCTCCATTTTGCTGGTGGACGATCATGCGCTGTTCCGGGAGAGCCTGGTGCGGCTGCTCAAAAGCGAGGCCGGTTTTGAGGTCGTGGGGCATTGCGCGACGATCGGTGAATCCCTGCGGTATCTGGACAAGGAAAAGGTGGACGTAGTTCTGCTGGACTATGACCTGGGAGAAGAGGCGGGGACAGACCTGCTCAAAGACCTTGCTTCGCGCAGAGAGACGGCCCGAGTGCTGATGGTAACGGCGGGCATGACGCCAGGAACCACACGCAGCGCGCTGGAGGCGGGTGTGGCGGGGATCCTGTGGAAACACAGCGCTCCGGAACAGTTGATCGAGGCCATTCGTCGGGTGGCCAAAGGCGAGGTGTGGCTGGACCGCGACACCATGCAAGTCTTACTGGCAACAGAGGAGACGACCGCCGGGCCACGGCCCTCCTCGCCACATCTGACGCCGCGGCAGCGCGAGGTGCTGCGGGGAATTCTGGACGGATTGACCAACAAGGAAATCGCAGTGAAAACGCAGAGTTCCGAGAGCGCAGTCAAGGCGGTCATCCAGGAGCTCTTCCACAAGGCAGGAGTGCGCACCCGCAGTCAACTGGTACGCGTTGCCTTTGAAAAACATGCCCGGGACTGGCTGGAAGAGAAATGA